Proteins from a genomic interval of Chanodichthys erythropterus isolate Z2021 chromosome 6, ASM2448905v1, whole genome shotgun sequence:
- the chrna4b gene encoding neuronal acetylcholine receptor subunit alpha-4b yields MRAAWSVFLLLSVCLQLAFVFSTSPARAHAEERLLQSLFSNYNKLSRPVANISDVVLVHFGLSIAQLIDVDEKNQMMTTNVWVKQEWNDYKLRWNPEEYENVTSIRIPSEIIWRPDIVLYNNADGDFAVTHLTKAQVFYNGRIKWKPPAIYKSSCSIDVTFFPFDQQNCKMKFGSWTYDRAKIDLISMASDVDQMDYWESGEWVIINAVGTYNIKKYECCTEIYPDITYSFIIRRLPLFYTINLIIPCLLISCLTVLVFYLPSECAEKITLCISVLLSLTVFLLLITEIIPSTSLVIPLIGEYLLFTMIFVTLSIIITVFVLNVHHRSSRTHSMPHWVRQFFLHLVPRYLFMKRPPASGKRNCGKLIEMMHKPMEAPSMFLRNSILDISPQSPLHHLDVSSVAQLDQIQQDSSPKPIFFCSSPSSQYSILHEETSQTPVISYTCAYTNSIFASSTSSFPDTILGTLLHTIPQDGAECTDCDTQGHNAESVFMEAKESILGAGSCQHCLTSEGTSLQKLDHDEAGRCTRHNKPNAQIFSSVSDGTADLNAVEPVSNLSQSLLKALEGVQYIADHLRAEDSDFSVREDWKYVAMVIDRIFLWMFVLVCILGTVGLFLPPWLAGMI; encoded by the exons ATGAGAGCAGCGTGGAGTGTCTTCTtgcttctgtctgtctgtttgcaGCTGGCATTTG TGTTTTCCACCAGTCCGGCTCGTGCCCATGCGGAAGAAAGACTCCTCCAGTCTTTGTTCAGCAACTACAACAAGCTCTCTCGTCCTGTAGCAAACATCTCAGATGTGGTTCTGGTCCACTTTGGCCTGTCCATTGCTCAGCTCATTGATGTG GATGAGAAGAATCAGATGATGACCACAAATGTCTGGGTGAAGCAG GAGTGGAACGACTACAAGCTGCGCTGGAACCCAGAGGAGTATGAGAATGTCACCTCCATCAGGATCCCCTCCGAGATCATCTGGAGACCGGATATTGTGCTCTATAACAA TGCAGACGGAGACTTTGCAGTGACACACTTGACTAAAGCCCAGGTGTTTTACAACGGCAGGATAAAATGGAAACCTCCGGCCATTTATAAAAGCTCCTGCAGCATCGATGTCACCTTCTTTCCCTTCGACCAGCAAAACTGCAAAATGAAATTTGGCTCTTGGACGTACGATCGGGCCAAGATTGATCTGATCAGCATGGCCAGTGATGTAGACCAGATGGACTACTGGGAAAGCGGGGAATGGGTCATAATAAACGCCGTTGGCACTTACAATATCAAGAAGTACGAGTGCTGTACGGAAATCTACCCAGACATCACCTACTCCTTCATCATCAGACGTCTTCCTCTGTTCTACACCATCAATCTAATCATCCCCTGCCTGCTTATATCCTGCCTGACGGTGCTGGTCTTCTACCTTCCCTCAGAGTGTGCAGAGAAAATCACACTGTGTATTTCCGTCCTGCTCTCTCTGACAGTTTTCCTCCTGCTAATCACGGAAATTATCCCCTCAACCTCGCTGGTCATCCCGCTTATTGGCGAGTACCTCCTCTTCACCATGATCTTCGTCACTCTATCCATCATCATTACAGTGTTTGTGCTCAACGTACACCACCGTTCGTCCCGTACGCACAGCATGCCACACTGGGTCCGCCAGTTTTTTCTTCACCTGGTGCCCCGTTACCTGTTCATGAAGCGCCCACCTGCCTCAGGTAAGAGGAACTGTGGGAAACTGATTGAGATGATGCACAAGCCAATGGAGGCACCGTCCATGTTTCTACGGAACAGCATTCTGGATATCTCTCCACAAAGTCCACTCCACCATTTGGACGTTAGTTCAGTTGCCCAGTTGGATCAAATTCAGCAGGACTCTTCCCCCAAACCCATTTTTTTCTGCAGTTCTCCCAGCAGCCAGTATTCCATCCTGCACGAAGAAACCTCACAAACGCCGGTCATCAGTTACACGTGTGCATACACGAACAGCATTTTTGCCTCCAGCACATCTTCATTTCCAGATACCATCCTTGGTACCCTGCTGCACACTATCCCGCAGGATGGAGCCGAATGTACAGACTGTGATACCCAAGGCCACAATGCTGAAAGTGTCTTCATGGAAGCCAAAGAGAGTATTCTGGGAGCAGGGAGTTGTCAACACTGTCTTACATCTGAGGGGACGAGCCTGCAGAAGCTTGATCACGATGAAGCAGGCAGGTGTACTAGACATAACAAGCCCAACGCACAGATCTTCAGTTCTGTCAGTGACGGCACTGCTGATCTCAATGCAGTGGAGCCGGTGAGCAATCTGTCACAGTCTCTGCTCAAAGCCTTAGAAGGAGTTCAGTACATCGCTGACCATCTCAGAGCAGAAGATTCAGACTTTTCA GTGAGGGAAGACTGGAAATACGTTGCCATGGTGATTGATAGAATATTCCTCTGGATGTTTGTGCTGGTGTGCATTCTGGGGACGGTTGGACTGTTCCTCCCACCATGGCTGGCTGGAATGATCTAG